A window of Abditibacteriaceae bacterium contains these coding sequences:
- the trxA gene encoding thioredoxin, whose protein sequence is MSQVASVGTGNFQNEVVEAEVPVVVDFWAEWCQPCKMIAPVLDKLADRYDGKLKVVKCNVDENQDVASQYGVMSIPNLIFFKGGQVVDQVVGYKGEQDLANKIEEVIGS, encoded by the coding sequence ATGTCACAAGTCGCAAGCGTTGGAACTGGTAACTTTCAAAATGAAGTCGTCGAGGCCGAAGTGCCTGTGGTCGTGGATTTTTGGGCCGAATGGTGCCAGCCCTGCAAAATGATCGCTCCGGTGCTCGATAAACTCGCCGACCGTTACGATGGCAAGCTCAAAGTCGTGAAGTGCAACGTCGATGAGAACCAGGATGTTGCGTCGCAATACGGCGTGATGAGCATCCCCAACCTGATTTTCTTCAAGGGCGGCCAGGTCGTTGACCAAGTTGTCGGATACAAGGGCGAGCAGGATTTGGCGAACAAAATCGAAGAGGTTATCGGCTCTTGA
- a CDS encoding phytanoyl-CoA dioxygenase family protein — protein sequence MMTLQHQPTISLSEAQREFYAQNGFLALPQLSTSAEIEMMRAAYDRIFSEQAGRAEGNQFDLAGTDEDDKPQALPQILQPEKYAPELWDTLARANALHICRQLLGEDLEAQGSHAIFKPAKHGATTPWHQDEAYWNPNFSYRSMSVWLPLQDVDEENGCMQFIAGSHQNEIAPHRSIGDDPRVHGLELSPDAGVDTSNPTICPLPAGGATFHPSRTLHFTAANFSDRPRRALIMMFGAPPAKREDLGLPPRRFPWEEIKQTARKQRIAAS from the coding sequence ATGATGACACTACAACACCAACCGACGATTTCTCTTTCCGAAGCGCAACGAGAATTTTATGCACAGAACGGCTTTTTAGCCTTGCCGCAACTTTCGACTTCCGCAGAAATCGAGATGATGCGTGCGGCTTACGACCGCATTTTTTCTGAACAGGCGGGCCGCGCCGAAGGAAACCAGTTCGACCTTGCCGGAACCGACGAAGACGATAAGCCGCAGGCATTGCCGCAAATTTTGCAGCCCGAAAAATATGCGCCGGAACTGTGGGATACCCTCGCGCGCGCCAATGCTCTTCACATCTGCCGCCAACTTTTGGGCGAGGACCTCGAAGCGCAAGGCTCTCATGCCATCTTTAAACCGGCCAAACATGGCGCGACCACGCCCTGGCATCAGGATGAAGCCTACTGGAATCCGAATTTTTCCTACCGTTCGATGAGCGTGTGGTTGCCACTGCAAGATGTGGACGAGGAAAACGGATGTATGCAATTCATTGCCGGCTCGCACCAGAACGAAATCGCGCCTCATCGCTCAATTGGCGACGACCCACGCGTGCACGGCCTCGAACTGTCGCCCGACGCCGGCGTTGATACGTCCAATCCTACGATTTGTCCGCTGCCAGCAGGCGGCGCGACTTTTCATCCATCGCGCACATTGCACTTTACCGCCGCCAACTTTTCCGACCGCCCGCGCCGCGCGCTAATCATGATGTTTGGAGCGCCCCCGGCCAAACGCGAAGATTTAGGCTTGCCGCCACGCCGTTTCCCGTGGGAAGAAATCAAGCAGACGGCTCGTAAACAACGGATAGCTGCCTCGTAA
- a CDS encoding glucose 1-dehydrogenase: MNTQEQDPQKKGPGTPEAEGLPQPPLAGSGSETDMRLKPDHGEDSYQGSGKLSGKVALITGADSGIGRAVALAFAREGADVLISYHTSDDDARESAQDVEAAGRRAILVKGDIQEESHCNALVERAFAEFGKLDILVNNAAFQSTHESIEEWTTEEFDRTYKTNVYAMFWLCRAAVPRMQPGASIINSASIQAFSPSPNLVPYASTKAAIVNFSKGLAQLIGDKGIRVNAVAPGPVWTPLIPATMPQEKVQTFGANTSFKRPAQPAELAPLYVFLASDQASYVTAETYGATGGSTPL, from the coding sequence ATGAACACTCAAGAACAAGACCCCCAGAAGAAAGGCCCCGGCACGCCCGAGGCTGAAGGTTTGCCGCAGCCCCCGCTGGCTGGTTCCGGCAGCGAAACCGATATGCGCTTAAAGCCCGATCACGGCGAAGATTCGTATCAAGGCAGCGGAAAATTAAGCGGTAAGGTCGCGTTGATTACCGGTGCCGATTCCGGCATCGGGCGGGCCGTTGCCCTTGCATTTGCGCGTGAGGGAGCCGATGTTTTAATTTCCTATCACACCTCCGACGACGATGCTCGCGAATCGGCCCAGGACGTCGAAGCCGCAGGACGCCGCGCTATTTTGGTGAAAGGCGATATTCAAGAAGAAAGCCACTGCAATGCGCTCGTTGAGAGGGCATTCGCCGAATTCGGCAAACTTGATATTCTCGTCAACAATGCGGCGTTCCAAAGCACGCACGAAAGCATTGAAGAGTGGACTACCGAGGAATTCGACCGTACCTACAAAACAAATGTTTATGCCATGTTCTGGCTGTGCCGCGCTGCTGTCCCGCGCATGCAGCCGGGTGCGTCGATTATCAACTCCGCTTCTATCCAGGCGTTTTCACCCAGCCCGAACCTCGTTCCTTACGCTTCAACCAAGGCAGCGATTGTGAACTTCTCTAAAGGTCTGGCTCAACTCATCGGTGACAAGGGAATTCGGGTCAATGCGGTCGCTCCAGGCCCAGTCTGGACGCCGCTTATTCCGGCAACGATGCCGCAAGAAAAGGTGCAGACGTTTGGAGCAAACACCTCCTTCAAACGCCCGGCACAACCCGCCGAACTGGCCCCATTGTATGTCTTCCTCGCCTCCGATCAGGCGAGCTATGTCACTGCGGAAACCTACGGGGCTACAGGTGGCTCGACTCCGTTGTAA
- a CDS encoding nicotinate phosphoribosyltransferase: MQSAALFTDLYQLTMAYGYWKNRVHEQRAAFHVAFRKPPFGGGYAVACGIAPALDYLANFRFEADDLKYLASIVGNDGKPLFESAFLDFLGEMRLELDVAAVEEGEIVFGHEPLMRVEGPILQCQLVETALLTIINFQTLIATKAARVCDAAGGDEVLEFGARRAQGFDGALSASRAAYIGGCAATSNVLAGKQFGIPVRGTHAHSWVMLFGDELQAFKAYARALPNNCSLLVDTYDTLEGVRHAVQIGHWLRPLGHRLAGIRLDSGDLAWLSKQARAILDEGGLPEVPIVASNDLDETIIESLKVQGAPINIWGVGTRLVTGEGQSALGGVYKLAAILENDVWQPRIKLSEQAIKTSVPTRQQVRRFFENDAAAGDAIFSIDAKPEAEKWTVTHPEDSTRKKILSGEFRDLLTPAMANGQRQRGAEKTAAARTRCQANIKQFHAGIRRFINPHAYPAGLESSLADLRYNLTQR; the protein is encoded by the coding sequence ATGCAATCTGCTGCGCTGTTCACCGATTTGTACCAACTGACAATGGCCTATGGCTATTGGAAAAACCGCGTCCATGAGCAACGTGCGGCGTTTCATGTCGCGTTTCGCAAACCGCCTTTTGGCGGCGGCTACGCTGTGGCATGCGGCATCGCTCCGGCGCTCGATTATCTGGCGAACTTCCGTTTTGAAGCCGACGATTTGAAATATCTGGCCTCGATTGTGGGCAACGATGGCAAGCCGCTGTTCGAATCAGCGTTTCTCGATTTTCTGGGAGAGATGCGGCTCGAACTCGATGTGGCCGCGGTGGAAGAAGGCGAAATCGTTTTTGGCCACGAACCGTTGATGCGCGTTGAAGGCCCAATTTTACAATGCCAACTTGTTGAAACGGCGTTGCTGACGATTATTAATTTTCAGACGCTTATCGCAACCAAAGCTGCGCGGGTTTGTGATGCAGCAGGCGGCGACGAGGTACTCGAATTTGGCGCACGACGCGCGCAAGGCTTTGATGGCGCGCTTTCAGCGTCACGGGCGGCTTACATTGGTGGCTGCGCGGCGACATCGAATGTCCTCGCCGGAAAGCAATTCGGGATCCCGGTGCGCGGAACGCACGCTCATTCCTGGGTCATGCTGTTCGGCGATGAACTTCAGGCCTTTAAGGCTTATGCGCGGGCGCTGCCCAATAACTGTTCGCTGCTGGTTGATACCTACGATACCCTCGAAGGCGTGCGCCATGCGGTTCAAATCGGGCACTGGCTGCGACCGCTGGGACATCGTTTAGCCGGAATTCGTCTCGATTCCGGCGACCTGGCGTGGCTTTCCAAACAAGCGCGCGCCATTCTCGATGAAGGCGGCTTGCCCGAAGTGCCGATTGTCGCCAGCAACGATCTCGACGAAACGATTATCGAAAGTTTGAAAGTGCAGGGCGCGCCAATTAATATCTGGGGCGTCGGCACACGACTGGTGACCGGAGAAGGGCAGAGCGCATTGGGCGGCGTTTACAAACTGGCCGCGATTCTGGAAAACGATGTGTGGCAGCCGCGCATCAAACTGAGCGAACAGGCGATTAAAACATCGGTTCCAACACGCCAGCAGGTGCGGCGCTTTTTTGAAAATGACGCTGCTGCTGGCGACGCCATTTTCTCCATTGATGCGAAGCCCGAAGCCGAGAAGTGGACTGTGACTCATCCCGAAGACAGCACGCGCAAGAAAATTCTCAGTGGCGAGTTTCGCGACTTACTCACGCCCGCGATGGCGAACGGGCAAAGGCAACGCGGGGCAGAAAAAACGGCGGCGGCGCGCACTCGCTGTCAGGCAAATATCAAGCAGTTTCATGCGGGCATCCGCCGCTTCATTAATCCACACGCTTATCCGGCAGGCCTCGAAAGTTCTCTCGCTGATTTGCGTTACAACCTTACGCAGCGATAG
- a CDS encoding zinc-dependent alcohol dehydrogenase — protein MLAMNYRGPQRVRIDSKPMPEILHPQDAIVRVTRSCICGSDLHLYNGSVPDTRVGMTFGHEITGVIEQIGPEVQNVKVGDHVLVPFNIACGKCVFCQQELYGNCHESNSQATAVGGIFGYSHTAGGYDGGQAEYVRVPYADIGPTVIPQDMDPDDAVMLTDVVPTGYQAAEMGGIQPGDTVLVLGAGPVGIMAARCAWLFGAGRVIIMDQVDYRLEFARNYCPCEAYNFKEIGDPVVFMKKTTDSLGADVCIDAVGAEANGSPYHNVLGRGLKLIGGAATALHWAINSVKKGGIVSIVGVYGPIQTLVPIGNVVNKGITIRANQASVKRLLPRLIEHVQNGTLDPKALITHRIPLEYVSDGYRIFSAKLDNCIKPVLLPPSSRS, from the coding sequence ATGCTTGCAATGAACTATCGTGGCCCTCAGCGGGTTCGCATCGACAGTAAGCCGATGCCGGAGATTTTGCACCCTCAAGATGCTATCGTTCGCGTCACGCGATCCTGTATCTGCGGCTCCGACTTGCACCTTTATAACGGTTCTGTGCCCGACACACGTGTCGGCATGACCTTCGGGCACGAGATTACAGGTGTCATCGAGCAAATCGGCCCCGAGGTGCAAAATGTGAAAGTGGGCGACCACGTTTTGGTGCCCTTCAATATCGCGTGCGGCAAGTGCGTTTTTTGCCAGCAGGAACTTTATGGCAATTGCCACGAATCGAATTCGCAGGCGACGGCGGTCGGCGGCATCTTCGGGTATTCACATACCGCTGGGGGTTACGATGGTGGGCAAGCCGAATATGTCCGCGTCCCGTATGCCGACATCGGGCCAACCGTGATACCGCAGGACATGGACCCGGACGATGCCGTGATGCTCACCGATGTTGTGCCAACGGGCTATCAGGCGGCTGAAATGGGTGGCATTCAACCCGGTGACACCGTTCTCGTTCTTGGCGCTGGTCCTGTGGGCATCATGGCCGCGCGTTGTGCGTGGCTCTTTGGTGCAGGCCGCGTCATTATTATGGATCAGGTCGATTACCGGCTGGAATTCGCGCGCAACTATTGTCCATGCGAAGCCTACAATTTTAAGGAAATCGGTGACCCTGTGGTTTTCATGAAGAAAACGACCGATTCGCTCGGAGCCGATGTGTGTATCGACGCCGTTGGAGCTGAAGCCAATGGCAGTCCGTATCACAATGTTCTGGGCCGAGGCTTAAAATTGATTGGAGGTGCCGCCACTGCGCTGCATTGGGCCATTAACTCGGTCAAGAAAGGCGGCATCGTTTCTATCGTCGGGGTTTACGGACCGATTCAAACCCTTGTGCCCATCGGAAACGTGGTGAACAAAGGCATCACGATTCGCGCCAACCAAGCTTCGGTGAAGCGCCTGCTGCCTCGCTTAATCGAGCATGTGCAAAACGGCACGCTCGATCCGAAAGCACTCATCACACATCGCATTCCGCTGGAATATGTGTCGGACGGCTACCGAATTTTTTCAGCGAAACTTGATAACTGCATCAAGCCTGTGTTGCTTCCGCCTTCATCGCGCAGCTAA
- a CDS encoding DUF1343 domain-containing protein translates to MTDETVRAGVDELAHHETLEFLRGRRCGLVTNHTGIARDGRATLEVVESLGVQITALFSPEHGFHGVCEGKIESTVEFNRPVHSLYGETRRPTPEMLADLDALIFDIFDVGARFYTYSSTMALCLEECARAGIPLVVLDRPNPCGGVRIEGPSIDEDVRSFIGHVRLPIVHGLTMGEIAGLHRADENLVCALHVVRAAGWQRPQLWPSVNGSWVAPSPNLPHFTGAEWYPGACLLEFCDVSVGRGTDTPFQIVGAPWIDAERWKSALDDFAPLLPDYSWERRDFIPTRATHEGVLCHGLHFQCDASIKNIVSLGMAMLASLRTSHPEFTEQQMAKSMSLLGSRAALNFLQRGELTEAIALAHRYAEQFRRKREPFLLY, encoded by the coding sequence ATGACTGATGAAACCGTTCGCGCCGGAGTCGATGAACTGGCGCACCATGAGACTCTGGAATTTCTACGCGGACGCCGTTGCGGACTAGTGACAAACCACACTGGAATCGCGCGCGATGGCCGCGCCACACTCGAAGTTGTAGAGTCTCTCGGCGTGCAAATTACCGCACTGTTTTCGCCCGAACACGGCTTTCATGGCGTATGCGAAGGCAAGATTGAGAGTACGGTCGAATTCAATCGACCGGTTCATTCGCTTTACGGCGAAACGCGCCGCCCGACGCCGGAAATGCTCGCCGATTTAGACGCGCTTATCTTTGATATTTTCGATGTTGGCGCGCGCTTTTACACCTACTCCAGCACGATGGCGTTGTGTCTCGAAGAATGTGCGCGCGCCGGAATTCCGCTTGTCGTTCTCGACCGTCCCAATCCGTGTGGCGGTGTTCGCATCGAAGGGCCGAGCATTGATGAAGATGTGCGTTCCTTTATTGGACATGTGCGTTTGCCGATTGTCCACGGCCTGACGATGGGCGAAATCGCTGGCCTGCATCGCGCCGATGAAAACCTCGTGTGCGCCCTGCACGTCGTGCGCGCCGCGGGTTGGCAGCGCCCGCAGCTATGGCCTTCAGTGAACGGTTCGTGGGTTGCCCCGTCGCCAAACTTGCCCCATTTCACCGGCGCAGAATGGTATCCCGGCGCGTGCCTTTTGGAATTTTGCGATGTCTCGGTCGGACGTGGAACCGATACGCCGTTTCAAATCGTCGGCGCACCGTGGATTGATGCCGAGCGGTGGAAAAGTGCACTCGATGACTTCGCTCCGCTTCTACCAGATTATTCGTGGGAAAGACGCGATTTCATACCAACCCGCGCGACGCATGAAGGTGTTTTGTGCCATGGTCTGCATTTTCAATGCGATGCGTCCATCAAAAATATCGTGTCGCTCGGCATGGCGATGCTGGCATCGCTTCGCACTTCGCACCCAGAATTTACGGAACAACAAATGGCAAAGTCGATGTCTCTTCTTGGCTCGCGTGCCGCGCTCAACTTTTTGCAGCGCGGCGAATTGACGGAAGCCATCGCTCTCGCGCACCGCTATGCCGAGCAATTTCGACGGAAGCGCGAGCCATTTTTGTTGTATTAA
- the pncA gene encoding bifunctional nicotinamidase/pyrazinamidase — protein sequence MKTLVIVDVQNDFCPGGALAVREGDTIVPIINALQSRFDLVVATQDWHPADHRSFASQWNLSPGELVELNGVTQVLWPDHCVQNTSGAELHPALETSRIAKVFHKGTDREVDSYSGFFDNGRRHHTGLERWLRTQGASELWVCGLATDYCVQATALDAVNLGFHTTVIADACRAVELQAGDADRAFAKLQDNGVRVVSSDEL from the coding sequence ATGAAAACTCTGGTTATCGTGGACGTGCAGAACGATTTTTGTCCGGGTGGCGCGCTCGCGGTGCGCGAAGGCGACACCATTGTGCCGATTATCAACGCGCTGCAATCGCGCTTCGACTTGGTGGTCGCCACGCAGGATTGGCATCCCGCGGATCATCGCAGTTTTGCTTCGCAATGGAATCTATCGCCCGGTGAACTGGTGGAACTCAATGGCGTGACGCAAGTTCTGTGGCCCGATCACTGCGTGCAGAACACGTCGGGCGCAGAGCTTCATCCCGCACTCGAAACTTCACGCATTGCCAAGGTTTTTCACAAGGGCACCGACCGCGAAGTCGATTCCTACAGCGGCTTTTTCGATAATGGCCGCAGGCATCACACCGGTTTGGAACGGTGGCTGCGTACGCAAGGCGCATCCGAGTTGTGGGTTTGCGGGTTGGCCACCGATTACTGCGTCCAGGCGACGGCGCTCGATGCAGTGAACCTCGGTTTCCATACAACAGTGATTGCCGATGCCTGTCGCGCCGTCGAGTTGCAAGCGGGCGATGCCGACCGCGCCTTTGCGAAGCTGCAAGATAATGGAGTTCGCGTCGTTTCGAGCGATGAGCTTTAG
- a CDS encoding helix-turn-helix domain-containing protein, producing MPDLKNRHRLLWQSHRHFDLAAPWEHVEFVVYAAFDVVTRPGWRFIASPQVFHELWLVRDGCVEIEQNGRVARAQAQPGVPRVVLIRAGESRDTRQSGAIPLSIAGFSFAATVWGALDFLAPQLLPPVLTSSPRLVTLMTDLVEEAEAHRDGYALAVHGLGQLALVEMLRMCQAETKDDGLTDMPIERRGLQNRELVGALELVRERFSDTLSVEQMAHAAHLSPKYFGRKFHASFGLTPMDYLRRVRLNRARELLATSDASVAQIAERCGFSGAAHFSRSFKRHFGLAPLALRHEARRKLRP from the coding sequence TTGCCCGACCTGAAAAATCGACATCGCTTGCTGTGGCAGTCACACCGCCACTTCGATCTGGCGGCGCCCTGGGAGCACGTCGAGTTCGTGGTGTATGCGGCGTTTGATGTCGTGACGCGTCCCGGCTGGCGCTTCATCGCTTCACCCCAGGTGTTTCATGAACTGTGGCTAGTTCGAGATGGCTGCGTCGAAATCGAGCAAAACGGACGCGTGGCGCGGGCGCAGGCGCAGCCGGGCGTGCCGCGTGTGGTGCTGATTCGTGCCGGCGAGTCGCGCGACACCCGGCAAAGTGGCGCCATTCCGCTTTCCATCGCCGGATTCTCGTTTGCCGCGACGGTTTGGGGGGCGCTCGACTTTCTGGCGCCGCAACTCCTGCCGCCGGTTTTGACTTCTTCACCGCGCCTAGTCACCCTCATGACCGATCTCGTCGAGGAAGCCGAGGCCCATCGCGACGGTTACGCGCTCGCCGTTCACGGTCTCGGGCAGTTGGCGCTCGTTGAAATGCTGCGCATGTGTCAGGCGGAGACCAAAGACGATGGCCTGACCGATATGCCAATCGAGCGACGCGGCTTGCAAAATCGGGAATTAGTCGGCGCGCTGGAACTGGTGCGAGAGCGCTTTTCCGACACCTTGAGTGTGGAGCAGATGGCGCACGCGGCGCATCTTTCACCCAAGTATTTCGGGCGTAAATTCCACGCCTCTTTTGGCCTGACACCGATGGACTACTTACGCCGTGTGCGCCTCAATCGCGCGCGCGAACTTCTCGCCACGAGTGACGCCAGCGTCGCCCAGATCGCGGAGCGCTGCGGGTTTTCGGGTGCCGCGCATTTCTCTCGCAGTTTCAAACGCCATTTTGGACTGGCGCCACTGGCGCTGCGCCACGAGGCGCGCCGAAAACTGCGCCCTTGA
- a CDS encoding DinB family protein, giving the protein MQLPQTPLELIASQIDWAHKNINNNLDFVPDDKLNWKPAPESKSVLEIINHATDTVNTFTSAIGGTTKIDLPQATDRESAKTLVTRVVQAHHEALNALTPPDLGQTVTTPVGELPKGIAAGLPVVELINHHGQITYIQSLLGDSDSHLIVS; this is encoded by the coding sequence ATGCAACTGCCACAAACACCGCTGGAACTGATTGCCAGTCAAATCGATTGGGCGCACAAGAACATCAACAACAATCTCGACTTCGTGCCGGACGACAAGTTGAATTGGAAACCGGCTCCCGAATCGAAGTCGGTTTTGGAGATCATTAACCACGCTACCGACACCGTGAACACCTTCACGTCCGCGATTGGGGGAACAACAAAAATCGACTTGCCACAGGCAACCGACCGCGAGAGTGCAAAGACACTGGTGACGCGCGTTGTGCAGGCACATCACGAGGCTCTAAATGCCTTGACACCTCCAGATTTAGGGCAGACGGTGACGACACCCGTGGGTGAGTTGCCCAAAGGGATTGCTGCTGGTTTGCCAGTCGTCGAACTGATCAATCACCACGGACAAATCACCTATATCCAGAGTTTGCTTGGAGATTCGGATAGTCATCTCATCGTGTCGTAA
- the tmk gene encoding dTMP kinase translates to MFLSFEGVDGAGKTTQIDLLRARLQHEGCDVVVTREPGGTRLAEAVRALLLDGRDALAPHAELLLFGAARAQHVEEIVRPALTRGAWVLCDRFTDSTLAYQGGGLGLDEQFIRTLNTFATGGMTPDATVLLDIEAREGQQRRAARNADRIEGRGVEFLTRVGESFRALAAAEPSRILCFDAAQPAEAIHDEIVKQLQQTNRWP, encoded by the coding sequence ATGTTTCTTTCCTTTGAAGGTGTCGACGGCGCCGGAAAAACCACACAAATCGATTTGCTGCGCGCGCGCTTACAGCACGAAGGCTGCGACGTTGTTGTTACGCGCGAGCCGGGCGGGACACGATTAGCCGAAGCCGTGCGCGCTTTGCTGCTCGATGGCCGTGACGCTCTCGCGCCTCACGCGGAGCTATTGCTGTTCGGCGCGGCGCGCGCACAACACGTCGAAGAAATCGTGCGACCTGCGCTCACACGCGGCGCGTGGGTTTTGTGCGACCGCTTCACCGATTCTACACTTGCCTATCAAGGTGGCGGCCTGGGATTGGACGAGCAATTTATCCGCACCTTGAACACCTTCGCCACCGGCGGAATGACACCCGATGCGACAGTTTTGCTCGACATCGAGGCCAGAGAAGGCCAACAACGCCGCGCTGCACGCAATGCGGACCGCATCGAAGGACGCGGCGTGGAATTCCTGACGCGCGTGGGCGAGAGTTTTCGCGCGCTCGCCGCTGCCGAACCGAGCCGCATTCTCTGCTTCGATGCGGCACAACCCGCCGAAGCGATTCACGACGAAATCGTCAAGCAATTACAGCAAACCAACCGATGGCCGTAA
- a CDS encoding D-2-hydroxyacid dehydrogenase, translated as MSKRALTIYCNAALDEDLLSLLAHETSGHHLVTDGALCSECDIAFGQPDPAQVISSSRLQWIHLTSAGYTRYDTPELRAALQARDAVLTNSSHVFDAPCAQHILATMLADARQLPQCYESQCSDHAWKSSARREASYLLNGQTVLLLGMGAIAQHLIQLLRPFEMNIIAVRRSAQLEADIEVVGESMLEQVLPRADHVVNVLPESPSTLDFMNAVRFEKMKPLAKFYNVGRGKTVDQEALLGVLKSGHLGAAYLDVTDPEPLPPDHSLWTAPRCVITPHCAGGHKGEGKRLVEHFVRNLRSFEAGAPLTDLVEGSA; from the coding sequence GTGTCGAAACGTGCTCTGACCATTTACTGTAATGCTGCGCTGGATGAAGACTTGTTGTCACTGCTGGCTCACGAAACGTCTGGTCATCATCTTGTGACCGACGGTGCGCTTTGTTCCGAGTGCGACATTGCTTTCGGACAGCCCGATCCGGCTCAAGTCATTTCGTCATCGCGTTTGCAGTGGATTCATCTCACTAGCGCGGGATACACCCGTTATGACACGCCCGAACTTCGTGCTGCATTGCAGGCACGCGACGCTGTTCTGACAAACAGTTCGCATGTCTTCGATGCGCCATGTGCACAGCACATTCTGGCGACGATGCTCGCCGATGCGCGCCAGTTGCCACAATGCTATGAAAGCCAGTGCAGCGACCACGCGTGGAAAAGCAGCGCGCGGCGCGAAGCGTCGTATCTATTGAACGGGCAAACAGTTTTGCTGCTGGGAATGGGAGCGATTGCGCAACATCTCATCCAGTTGCTGCGACCATTCGAGATGAATATCATCGCGGTGCGACGCAGCGCACAACTAGAAGCCGACATCGAAGTTGTCGGCGAAAGCATGCTGGAGCAGGTGTTGCCGCGCGCCGATCATGTTGTCAATGTGTTGCCGGAAAGTCCATCAACGCTTGATTTCATGAATGCAGTACGCTTCGAGAAAATGAAGCCCCTTGCGAAGTTTTATAATGTCGGGCGCGGAAAAACGGTCGATCAAGAGGCGCTGCTGGGCGTTCTGAAGAGCGGACACTTGGGAGCCGCGTATCTCGATGTCACCGATCCCGAGCCATTACCGCCCGACCATTCCTTGTGGACAGCGCCTCGCTGCGTTATTACGCCTCATTGCGCCGGGGGACATAAAGGCGAAGGCAAGCGGCTCGTCGAACATTTCGTCCGGAACCTGAGATCGTTTGAAGCCGGAGCGCCCTTAACGGATCTCGTTGAGGGGTCTGCTTAA
- the rhaM gene encoding L-rhamnose mutarotase: MIRKAFVMNLNPGQKDEYQRRHSPIWPELEATLKAQGAHNYSIFLDEANNRLFAYVEIEDVERWDAIAQTDVCRRWWAAMADIMETNADNSPVAIELEEVFHLG, from the coding sequence ATGATTCGCAAAGCTTTTGTCATGAACTTGAATCCGGGCCAGAAAGATGAATACCAACGGCGACATTCGCCGATTTGGCCCGAACTCGAAGCGACGCTGAAAGCTCAGGGCGCTCATAACTACTCGATTTTTCTTGATGAAGCCAACAATCGCTTGTTTGCTTACGTAGAAATTGAAGACGTGGAGCGCTGGGACGCGATTGCACAAACCGACGTTTGCCGCCGCTGGTGGGCGGCTATGGCCGACATCATGGAAACCAATGCCGACAATAGCCCGGTTGCTATCGAACTAGAAGAAGTGTTTCACCTCGGCTAA
- a CDS encoding tyrosine-type recombinase/integrase yields the protein MAERNAETTQNTGVTTELLLETFGRFLRMEVAHGNATDDTIQSYEREVKLWIQWCRDMKVEPGLAQRDDLVSYRDYLKSRNVAFATRKMKMSVLRRFYDSAVFNKLLAVNPAASIRSGTNPTMPEDRVQSLTKDALATLFHDIPVDTITGQRDRAIVGLMAVHGLRRIEIHRLNQSDVQMDGTTAFLDVWGKSNRRRRVYLRPDTHASIVAYQNSKLAAGLPVDALFLAHDNRARGQRISRRGINMIVDRYLEINSLKRAGLSCQALRHTHGILAIAGGARVEHLRDSMGHNDLETTAIYVKVISRKKNNPANFIDVEL from the coding sequence ATGGCAGAACGCAATGCAGAAACAACACAGAACACCGGTGTCACGACCGAATTGCTGCTCGAAACATTTGGCCGCTTTCTGAGGATGGAGGTCGCACACGGCAACGCCACCGACGACACGATTCAATCTTACGAGCGTGAAGTTAAGCTGTGGATTCAATGGTGCCGCGACATGAAAGTTGAGCCGGGCCTCGCGCAACGCGACGACCTCGTTTCCTATCGCGACTACCTCAAGTCGCGCAACGTGGCATTTGCCACGCGCAAGATGAAAATGTCGGTCCTGCGGCGTTTTTACGATTCGGCGGTTTTTAACAAACTTCTCGCTGTCAATCCGGCAGCGTCCATTCGCAGCGGCACCAACCCGACAATGCCGGAAGATCGGGTTCAATCGCTAACCAAAGATGCACTCGCCACCTTGTTCCACGACATTCCGGTCGATACGATTACCGGCCAGCGCGACCGCGCGATTGTTGGCTTGATGGCGGTTCACGGTTTGCGCCGTATCGAAATCCATCGTCTCAACCAATCGGATGTACAGATGGACGGCACGACAGCATTCCTCGATGTGTGGGGCAAAAGCAACCGCCGCCGCCGCGTGTACCTCAGGCCCGATACCCACGCGTCAATTGTGGCCTATCAAAACTCGAAGCTGGCGGCTGGCCTACCCGTCGACGCGCTTTTTCTCGCCCATGACAATCGGGCGCGCGGCCAGCGCATTTCGCGGCGCGGCATCAATATGATTGTCGACCGCTATCTCGAAATCAATTCGTTAAAACGCGCTGGCCTCAGCTGCCAGGCGCTGCGCCACACCCACGGAATTCTCGCGATTGCCGGTGGCGCGCGCGTCGAACATCTCCGCGATTCAATGGGCCACAACGATTTGGAAACAACGGCAATTTACGTCAAAGTCATCAGCCGCAAAAAGAACAACCCTGCCAACTTTATTGATGTTGAACTGTAG